Proteins found in one Thermus oshimai DSM 12092 genomic segment:
- a CDS encoding MBL fold metallo-hydrolase, which translates to MSGPERLPFAANLYRVPAEGGYFLVDAGLPWERRRLLALLQKPPLLLFLTHHHLDHAGGARALWERFRLPVLAHPREWPYLTGKKPRPPLPIPLLGGFLANLGPPLPGEALRPVEEGVEVLGWRVVELPGHTLGQVGLFREGVLLAGDALRGRGLPPRLINEDHALARKTVRRILDLGAEWVYPGHGGPLKREEVEALARKLGV; encoded by the coding sequence ATGAGCGGGCCTGAGCGCCTCCCCTTCGCCGCCAACCTCTACCGCGTCCCCGCGGAAGGGGGCTACTTCCTGGTGGACGCGGGGCTTCCCTGGGAGCGCCGGCGGCTCCTCGCCCTCCTCCAAAAGCCCCCTCTCCTCCTCTTCCTCACCCACCACCACCTGGACCACGCCGGGGGGGCTAGGGCCCTTTGGGAGAGGTTCCGCCTCCCCGTCCTGGCCCACCCCCGGGAGTGGCCCTACCTCACGGGGAAAAAACCCCGCCCGCCCCTCCCCATCCCCCTCCTTGGGGGCTTCCTCGCCAACCTGGGCCCGCCCCTGCCCGGGGAGGCCCTGAGGCCCGTGGAGGAGGGGGTGGAGGTCTTGGGCTGGCGGGTGGTGGAGCTGCCCGGCCACACCCTGGGCCAGGTGGGGCTTTTTAGGGAAGGGGTGCTCCTGGCGGGGGACGCCCTGAGGGGCCGGGGGCTTCCTCCCCGCCTCATCAACGAGGACCACGCCCTGGCCCGGAAGACGGTGCGCAGGATCCTGGACCTGGGGGCGGAATGGGTCTACCCCGGCCACGGGGGGCCCCTCAAGCGGGAAGAGGTGGAGGCCCTCGCCCGTAAACTGGGGGTATGA
- the dxs gene encoding 1-deoxy-D-xylulose-5-phosphate synthase, which yields MILDKVNSPEDLKALSLEELLVLAEEIRSEIIRVTAQNGGHLASSLGAVELILALHRVFHSPKDKILFDVGHQAYAHKLVTGRKDRFHTIRLEGGLSGFTKVSESPHDAITVGHASTSLANALGMALARDLLGEDHHVVAVIGDGALTGGMALAALNKIGELGKRMLIILNDNEMSISENVGALNRYFKELQIRKWVQDMEKLGKNVLEHISPRLFGLVDRAKEAAKLLLHQENPFYAWGIRYVGPVNGHDLKGLIHILEHLKELEGPTLLHVVTQKGKGYKVAEADPIYWHGPPGFDPKKPEKVSKGYSWSQAFGDAVTELARLEPRLFVITPAMREGSGLVRYSTEHPERYLDVGICEDVAVTTAAGLALKGMRPIVAIYSTFLQRAYDQVIHDVAIENLPVVFAIDRAGLVGADGATHHGVFDIAFLRTVPNLQIAAPKDALELRAMLKKALEVGGPVAIRYPRDNVERAPEGVWPEIPWGKWEVLKEGREVYLLAFGKTLRYALEAAGEDPRVGVVNARFLKPLDREMLAWLAGYKLITVEDHQGMGGFGSAVLEALNEMGLKPEVRVLALPDRFFEHGAIPSLHRQAGIDAEGIRRALREMGVAPVHERA from the coding sequence ATGATCCTGGACAAGGTGAACTCCCCTGAGGACCTGAAGGCCTTAAGCCTGGAGGAGCTTCTCGTCCTCGCCGAGGAGATCCGGAGCGAGATCATCCGGGTTACGGCGCAAAACGGCGGCCACCTGGCGAGCTCCCTGGGGGCGGTGGAGCTCATCCTGGCCCTCCACCGGGTCTTCCACTCCCCCAAGGACAAGATCCTCTTTGACGTGGGCCACCAGGCCTACGCCCACAAGCTGGTCACGGGCCGCAAGGACCGCTTCCACACCATCCGGCTGGAGGGGGGGCTTTCCGGCTTCACCAAGGTTTCCGAGTCCCCCCACGACGCCATCACCGTGGGCCACGCCTCCACCTCCTTGGCCAACGCCTTGGGCATGGCCCTCGCCCGGGACCTCCTGGGGGAGGACCACCACGTGGTGGCGGTCATCGGGGACGGGGCGCTTACGGGGGGGATGGCCCTGGCGGCCCTGAACAAGATCGGGGAGCTGGGGAAGAGGATGCTCATCATCCTGAACGACAACGAGATGAGCATCTCCGAGAACGTGGGGGCCCTCAACCGCTACTTCAAGGAGCTCCAGATCAGGAAGTGGGTCCAGGACATGGAGAAGCTGGGGAAAAACGTCCTGGAGCACATCTCCCCCCGGCTCTTCGGCCTGGTGGACCGGGCCAAGGAGGCGGCCAAGCTCCTCCTCCACCAGGAAAACCCCTTCTACGCCTGGGGCATCCGCTACGTGGGCCCGGTGAACGGGCACGACCTCAAGGGGCTCATCCACATCCTGGAGCACCTCAAGGAGCTGGAAGGTCCCACCCTCCTCCACGTGGTCACCCAGAAGGGGAAGGGCTACAAGGTGGCCGAGGCCGACCCCATCTACTGGCACGGGCCCCCCGGCTTTGACCCCAAGAAGCCGGAGAAGGTCTCCAAGGGCTACTCCTGGAGCCAGGCCTTCGGGGACGCGGTGACGGAGCTCGCCCGCCTCGAGCCCCGGCTTTTCGTCATCACCCCCGCCATGCGGGAGGGCTCGGGGCTGGTGCGCTACTCCACGGAGCACCCCGAGCGCTACCTGGACGTGGGGATCTGCGAGGACGTGGCGGTGACCACCGCCGCGGGGCTGGCCCTTAAGGGGATGAGGCCCATCGTGGCCATCTACTCCACCTTCCTCCAAAGGGCCTACGACCAGGTGATCCACGACGTGGCCATTGAGAACCTGCCCGTGGTCTTCGCCATAGACCGCGCGGGGCTCGTGGGGGCGGACGGGGCCACCCACCACGGGGTCTTTGACATCGCCTTCCTGCGCACGGTGCCCAACCTGCAGATCGCCGCCCCCAAGGACGCCTTGGAGCTCAGGGCCATGCTGAAGAAGGCCCTGGAGGTGGGGGGGCCGGTGGCCATCCGCTACCCCCGGGACAACGTGGAGCGGGCCCCCGAGGGGGTCTGGCCGGAGATCCCCTGGGGGAAGTGGGAGGTTTTGAAGGAGGGGCGGGAGGTCTACCTCTTGGCCTTCGGGAAGACGCTGAGGTACGCCCTCGAGGCCGCCGGGGAGGACCCCCGGGTGGGCGTGGTCAACGCCCGCTTCCTGAAGCCTTTGGACCGGGAGATGCTGGCCTGGCTTGCGGGCTACAAGCTCATCACCGTGGAGGACCACCAGGGGATGGGGGGCTTTGGGAGCGCGGTCTTGGAGGCCCTAAACGAGATGGGCCTGAAGCCGGAGGTGCGCGTCCTCGCCCTCCCCGACCGCTTCTTTGAGCACGGGGCCATCCCCTCCCTCCACCGCCAGGCGGGGATCGACGCCGAGGGGATCCGGAGGGCCCTTAGGGAGATGGGCGTGGCCCCCGTCCATGAGCGGGCCTGA
- a CDS encoding c-type cytochrome — translation MRTFLLLLAFLGLALAQSEGAKVYSANCQSCHQVNGQGLPGAFPPLTHLDKVVQAQGGRAYLIRVVLYGLQGPLTVEGKTFNGVMPPFRQLKDPEVAAVLNHILTAFAKSKAKPFTPEEVKAQRAKAYAPQEVLKSRPPVK, via the coding sequence ATGAGGACGTTCCTCCTGCTCTTGGCCTTCCTGGGCCTGGCCCTGGCCCAAAGCGAGGGGGCCAAGGTCTACTCCGCCAACTGCCAAAGCTGCCACCAGGTGAACGGGCAGGGCCTGCCCGGGGCCTTCCCGCCCCTTACCCACCTGGACAAGGTGGTCCAGGCCCAGGGGGGGCGGGCGTACCTCATCCGGGTGGTGCTCTACGGCCTCCAGGGCCCCCTCACCGTGGAGGGCAAGACCTTCAACGGGGTCATGCCCCCCTTCCGCCAGCTCAAGGACCCGGAGGTGGCGGCGGTCTTGAACCACATCCTCACCGCCTTCGCCAAGTCCAAGGCCAAGCCCTTCACCCCGGAGGAGGTGAAGGCCCAGCGGGCCAAGGCCTACGCCCCGCAGGAGGTGCTCAAGTCCCGTCCCCCGGTCAAGTAG
- a CDS encoding type II toxin-antitoxin system VapC family toxin, with protein sequence MKLLLDTHAFLYFLTGDPRLSPKARRAVEEGEEVYVSAASVWEMAIKASLGRLDLPEDLEAFLAEVFRSEAFLPLPVSLVHAAAVRALPWHHKDPFDRLLVAQAREEGLALVSKDAILDRYGVERIW encoded by the coding sequence GTGAAGCTCCTCCTGGACACCCACGCCTTCCTCTACTTCCTCACCGGCGACCCCCGCCTCTCCCCTAAGGCCCGCCGGGCGGTGGAGGAAGGGGAAGAGGTCTACGTCAGCGCGGCCAGCGTGTGGGAGATGGCCATCAAGGCGAGCCTAGGCCGTTTGGACCTTCCCGAGGACCTCGAGGCCTTCCTGGCGGAAGTCTTTCGGAGCGAAGCCTTTTTGCCCCTCCCCGTCAGCCTGGTCCATGCGGCGGCGGTGCGCGCCCTGCCCTGGCACCACAAGGACCCCTTTGACCGCCTCCTGGTGGCCCAGGCCCGGGAGGAAGGGCTGGCCTTGGTGAGCAAGGACGCCATCCTGGACCGCTACGGGGTGGAGCGGATCTGGTAA
- the trpE gene encoding anthranilate synthase component I, translating into MAIKPFRRTFLADLETPVTAYLKLAEKAPVSFLLESVERGRQSRFSIVGVGARRTFRLKDGVFTVNGKPLPAEDPLRALYQAVHAPLERPPDLPPFFGGVVGYAAYDLIRYYERLPALKPDDLGLPDLLFVEPEVVAVFDHLKSLLHLIAPGEDGEEAEERLAWAEARLKGPLPGVPGMRPGGRAEFRADLTREAYLEAVEKALRYIYAGDIFQVVLSLRLSSPLTVHPFALYRALRSVNPSPYMGYLDLGEVVLVSASPESLLRSDGRRVVTRPIAGTRPRGKDEEEDQRLAEELLRDEKERAEHLMLLDLSRNDIGRVAAFGTVRVLEPLHVEYYSHVMHLVSTVEGVLAEGKTPLDALSSVLPMGTVSGAPKIRAMEIIEELEPHRRGPYGGSFGYLAYDGVMDMALTLRTFVIAKGWMHVQAGAGIVADSVPEREYQECLNKARALLRAVELAEEGL; encoded by the coding sequence ATGGCGATCAAACCCTTTCGCAGGACCTTTCTGGCGGACCTGGAGACCCCCGTCACCGCCTACCTGAAGCTTGCGGAGAAGGCCCCGGTGAGCTTCCTCCTGGAGTCTGTGGAAAGGGGGCGGCAAAGCCGCTTCTCCATCGTGGGGGTGGGGGCCAGGCGCACCTTCCGGCTTAAGGACGGGGTCTTCACCGTAAACGGGAAGCCCCTGCCCGCGGAAGACCCCTTGCGGGCCCTCTACCAGGCGGTGCACGCCCCCCTGGAGCGCCCCCCTGACCTTCCCCCCTTCTTTGGCGGGGTGGTGGGGTACGCGGCCTACGACCTCATCCGCTACTACGAGCGCCTGCCCGCCCTCAAGCCCGACGACCTGGGCCTGCCCGACCTCCTCTTCGTGGAGCCCGAGGTGGTGGCGGTGTTTGATCACCTAAAAAGCCTCCTCCACCTCATCGCCCCCGGGGAGGACGGGGAGGAGGCGGAAGAGCGGCTCGCCTGGGCCGAGGCCCGGCTCAAGGGGCCCCTCCCTGGGGTTCCGGGGATGCGGCCTGGGGGGCGGGCGGAGTTTAGGGCGGACCTCACCCGGGAGGCCTACCTCGAGGCCGTGGAAAAGGCCCTCCGCTACATCTACGCCGGGGACATCTTCCAGGTGGTCCTCTCCCTGAGGCTTTCCTCCCCCCTCACCGTCCACCCCTTCGCCCTCTACCGCGCCCTTAGGAGCGTGAACCCGAGCCCCTACATGGGCTATTTGGACCTGGGGGAGGTGGTCCTGGTCTCCGCCAGCCCCGAAAGCCTCCTCCGCTCCGACGGCCGCCGGGTGGTCACCCGGCCCATCGCGGGGACGAGGCCCAGGGGGAAGGACGAGGAGGAGGACCAAAGGCTTGCGGAGGAGCTCCTACGGGACGAAAAGGAGCGGGCGGAGCACCTGATGCTCCTGGACCTTTCCCGAAACGACATCGGCCGGGTGGCCGCCTTCGGCACGGTGCGGGTCCTGGAGCCCCTGCACGTGGAGTACTACTCCCACGTGATGCACCTGGTGTCCACGGTGGAGGGGGTGTTGGCCGAGGGGAAGACCCCCCTGGACGCCCTTTCCAGCGTCCTCCCCATGGGCACCGTCTCCGGGGCCCCCAAGATCCGGGCCATGGAGATCATCGAGGAGCTGGAGCCCCACCGCCGGGGGCCCTACGGGGGAAGCTTCGGCTATCTGGCCTACGACGGGGTCATGGACATGGCCTTGACCTTGCGCACCTTCGTGATCGCCAAGGGGTGGATGCACGTGCAGGCCGGGGCGGGCATCGTGGCGGACTCCGTGCCCGAGAGGGAGTACCAGGAGTGCCTGAACAAGGCGCGGGCCCTCCTGAGAGCGGTGGAGCTTGCGGAGGAGGGGCTATGA
- a CDS encoding PaaX family transcriptional regulator, whose translation MRARSTIFTLFLEYVYPERQAPVRALVRMMAALGFSEAAVRAALSRSAKRGWVKPVRAGRSAAYALSDRVYWQVEQVRKRLYGAPAPWDGRFLLVLPEGPRVRAERERFRREMALLGFGLLQSGVYLGAGVEEGAASELLGFYRVKGLLFRAEPLSPKEEVLKAFPLEEAARFYRALVFPVAPEDPERAFALLTRLVHEMRKALFLDPGLPEALLPEGFPGLEARRAFLEVRAALYRAALPFLKEVGLSPSGALMEAPVGFRG comes from the coding sequence ATGCGTGCCCGCTCCACCATCTTCACCCTGTTCCTGGAGTACGTGTACCCCGAGCGCCAGGCCCCGGTGCGGGCCCTGGTGCGCATGATGGCCGCCCTGGGCTTTTCCGAGGCGGCGGTGCGGGCGGCCCTTTCCCGGAGCGCCAAGCGGGGCTGGGTGAAGCCCGTGCGTGCGGGCCGGAGCGCGGCCTACGCCCTTTCCGACCGGGTCTACTGGCAGGTGGAGCAGGTGCGGAAGAGGCTTTACGGGGCCCCGGCCCCCTGGGACGGGCGCTTTCTCCTGGTCCTCCCCGAAGGCCCCAGGGTGCGGGCGGAAAGGGAGCGCTTCCGGCGGGAGATGGCCCTTTTGGGCTTTGGCCTCCTCCAGAGCGGGGTCTACCTGGGGGCGGGGGTGGAGGAGGGGGCGGCCTCCGAGCTCCTGGGCTTCTACCGGGTGAAAGGGCTCCTCTTCCGGGCGGAGCCCCTAAGCCCCAAGGAAGAGGTGTTGAAGGCCTTTCCCCTGGAGGAGGCGGCCCGGTTTTACCGCGCCCTGGTCTTCCCGGTGGCCCCGGAGGACCCCGAACGGGCCTTCGCCCTCCTCACGCGCCTGGTCCACGAGATGCGCAAGGCCCTCTTCCTGGACCCCGGCCTCCCCGAGGCCCTTCTCCCCGAGGGCTTCCCGGGCCTCGAGGCCCGGCGGGCCTTCCTGGAGGTTCGGGCGGCGCTTTACCGGGCAGCCCTCCCCTTCCTTAAGGAGGTGGGGCTTTCCCCCTCAGGCGCTCTCATGGAGGCCCCGGTAGGCTTTAGGGGATGA
- the thrS gene encoding threonine--tRNA ligase, which produces MTVYLPDGRALEVPEGATAKDVAERIGPGLARAAVGAIVDGELYDLFKPLPEGATVRILTEKDPEYQHLFRHTLAHVLAQAVKEFFREKGYDPDQVRLGVGPVIEKGFYYDIEAPEPISDEDLPAIEEKMREILRRDLPLRRFVLPREAALARYQGKDPYKTELILDLPEGEEISFYQQGDEAFGFTDLCRGPHVPSTGRIPPHFRLTHVAGAYWRGDERRPMLQRVYGVAFRTAEELKEYLWQLEEAKKRDHRRLGRELELFLIDPMVGKGLVLWLPKGNVIREELMAFMREEQIRRGYQLVTTPHIGSLELYKTSGHYPYYAESQFPPISFKERGEEEEYLLKPMNCPHHIRIYAYRRRSYRELPLRLAEFGTVYRYEKAGELLGLTRVRGFTQDDAHIFCTPEQVKEEFLGVLDLVLKVLSTLGLKDYRARIGVRDPKSDKYVGDEAKWSLAERQIEEAALEAGLHYTVEEGDAAFYGPKLDFVVKDALGREWQLGTIQVDYNLPERFGLTYVGRDGAEHRPVMIHRAPFGSLERFIGILIEHFAGDFPLWLAPVQAVVVPVSEKQEDYAKEVVERLKAAGLRAEADLRPERMQARIRDAEVAKVPYVLVVGEREKAEGGVSVRRRHRGNLGSMPLSAFLEGALKEYREKLLESAF; this is translated from the coding sequence ATGACGGTCTACCTACCCGATGGGCGGGCCCTCGAGGTCCCCGAGGGGGCCACCGCCAAGGATGTGGCCGAGCGCATCGGGCCGGGCCTGGCCCGGGCGGCGGTGGGGGCCATCGTGGACGGGGAGCTTTACGACCTCTTCAAGCCCCTCCCCGAGGGGGCCACGGTGCGCATCCTCACGGAGAAGGACCCCGAGTACCAGCACCTCTTCCGCCACACCCTGGCCCACGTCCTGGCCCAGGCGGTGAAGGAGTTCTTCCGGGAAAAGGGCTACGATCCCGACCAGGTCCGCCTGGGGGTGGGGCCGGTGATCGAGAAGGGCTTTTACTACGATATAGAGGCCCCCGAGCCCATCTCCGACGAGGACCTCCCGGCCATTGAGGAGAAGATGCGGGAGATCCTGAGGCGGGACCTCCCCTTGCGTCGCTTCGTCCTCCCCCGGGAGGCGGCCCTCGCCCGCTACCAGGGCAAGGACCCCTACAAGACCGAGCTCATCCTGGACCTGCCCGAAGGGGAGGAGATCAGCTTCTACCAGCAGGGGGACGAGGCCTTCGGCTTCACCGACCTCTGCCGGGGGCCCCACGTCCCCTCCACCGGCCGCATCCCCCCCCACTTTCGGCTCACCCACGTGGCCGGGGCCTACTGGCGGGGGGACGAACGGCGGCCCATGCTCCAGCGGGTCTACGGGGTGGCCTTCCGCACCGCGGAGGAGCTTAAGGAGTACCTCTGGCAGCTGGAGGAGGCCAAGAAGCGGGACCACAGGAGGCTCGGGCGGGAGCTGGAGCTTTTCCTCATAGACCCCATGGTGGGGAAGGGGCTCGTGCTTTGGCTTCCCAAGGGGAACGTCATCCGGGAAGAGCTCATGGCCTTCATGCGGGAGGAGCAGATCCGCCGGGGCTACCAGCTGGTCACCACCCCCCACATCGGTTCCCTGGAGCTCTACAAGACCTCGGGCCACTACCCCTACTACGCGGAAAGCCAGTTCCCCCCCATCAGCTTCAAGGAGCGGGGCGAGGAGGAGGAGTACCTCCTAAAGCCCATGAACTGCCCCCACCACATCCGCATCTACGCCTATAGGCGGCGCTCCTACCGGGAGCTTCCCTTGAGGCTTGCGGAGTTCGGCACCGTCTACCGCTACGAGAAGGCGGGGGAGCTTTTGGGCCTCACCCGGGTCCGGGGCTTCACCCAAGACGACGCCCACATCTTCTGCACCCCCGAGCAGGTGAAGGAGGAGTTTTTGGGGGTTTTGGACCTGGTCTTAAAGGTCCTCTCCACCCTGGGCCTTAAGGACTACCGGGCCCGCATCGGGGTGCGGGACCCGAAGAGCGATAAGTACGTGGGGGACGAGGCCAAATGGTCCCTGGCGGAGCGGCAGATTGAGGAGGCCGCCCTGGAGGCGGGCCTCCACTACACCGTGGAGGAGGGGGACGCGGCCTTCTACGGCCCCAAGCTGGACTTCGTGGTGAAGGACGCCCTGGGGCGGGAGTGGCAGCTTGGGACCATCCAGGTGGACTACAACCTCCCCGAGCGCTTCGGCCTCACCTACGTGGGCCGGGACGGGGCCGAGCACCGCCCCGTGATGATCCACCGGGCCCCTTTTGGCTCCCTGGAGCGCTTCATCGGCATCCTCATCGAGCACTTCGCCGGGGACTTCCCCCTTTGGCTTGCCCCGGTGCAGGCGGTGGTGGTCCCCGTTTCCGAGAAGCAGGAGGACTACGCCAAGGAGGTGGTGGAGCGGCTCAAGGCCGCGGGCCTCCGCGCGGAGGCCGACCTGAGGCCCGAAAGGATGCAGGCCCGGATCCGGGACGCGGAGGTGGCCAAGGTGCCCTACGTGCTGGTGGTGGGGGAGCGGGAGAAGGCCGAGGGGGGGGTGAGCGTGCGCCGCCGCCACCGGGGGAACCTGGGGAGCATGCCCCTTTCCGCCTTCCTGGAGGGGGCCCTTAAGGAGTACCGGGAGAAGCTTCTGGAGTCGGCGTTCTAA
- a CDS encoding type II toxin-antitoxin system Phd/YefM family antitoxin: MKKVTVHRAKTELSRLLRKVALGEEVVLMRGREPVALLVPYPKEGRKRLFGRYKGQIRIGEDFDAPLPEEMAEAFGL; encoded by the coding sequence GTGAAGAAGGTCACCGTTCACCGGGCCAAAACCGAGCTCTCCCGTCTCCTACGCAAGGTGGCCCTGGGGGAGGAGGTGGTCCTCATGAGGGGGCGGGAGCCGGTGGCCCTCCTGGTCCCCTACCCGAAGGAGGGGCGGAAGCGCCTTTTCGGGCGGTACAAAGGCCAGATCCGCATCGGGGAAGACTTTGACGCCCCCCTGCCCGAAGAGATGGCGGAGGCCTTCGGCCTGTGA
- a CDS encoding TIGR04053 family radical SAM/SPASM domain-containing protein yields MKPDLHRFPLLVAWEMTRACLLACRHCRASAEPHPLPGELSTEEGLALLRELATYTPKPILLPTGGDPLARPDLFLLLEEAQRLGLKVGITPAVTPRLTREVVARFKELGVHQMAISLDGAGPETHDGFRGVPGTFALALEALDWAREVGLMTQVNTTVSRLTVGELPGIAEILKAKGVATWEVFFLVPVGRGALLQSLSPEEYEEVMHLLYELSRRYPFKVRTTEGPMFRRVVLQRRAKEGEEDGALVGAGRGVHLSDGLGFVFVSSTGEVYPSGFLPLSAGNVRERPLLEIYRQSPLFLALRDKTRLKGKCGFCEYKEICGGSRARAFAETGDYLAADPRCAYTPRTNAPGPAPLHG; encoded by the coding sequence ATGAAGCCCGACCTCCACCGCTTCCCCCTCCTGGTGGCCTGGGAGATGACCCGGGCCTGCCTCCTGGCCTGCCGCCACTGCCGGGCCTCCGCCGAGCCCCATCCCCTGCCCGGGGAGCTCTCCACGGAGGAGGGCCTGGCCCTTTTAAGGGAGCTCGCCACCTACACCCCCAAGCCCATCCTCCTCCCCACCGGGGGGGACCCCCTGGCCCGGCCGGACCTCTTCCTCCTCCTGGAGGAGGCCCAGCGGCTGGGGCTTAAGGTGGGCATCACCCCCGCGGTGACCCCGAGGCTCACCCGGGAGGTGGTGGCCCGCTTCAAGGAGCTGGGGGTGCACCAGATGGCCATCTCCCTGGACGGGGCGGGCCCCGAAACCCACGACGGCTTCCGGGGCGTGCCCGGGACCTTCGCCCTGGCCCTCGAGGCCCTGGACTGGGCCCGGGAGGTGGGGCTCATGACCCAGGTGAACACCACGGTTTCCCGCCTCACCGTGGGGGAGCTTCCGGGGATCGCCGAGATCCTCAAGGCCAAAGGGGTGGCCACCTGGGAGGTCTTCTTCCTGGTCCCCGTGGGCCGGGGGGCCCTTCTGCAAAGCCTCTCCCCCGAGGAGTACGAGGAGGTCATGCACCTCCTCTACGAGCTCTCCCGCCGCTACCCCTTTAAGGTGCGCACCACGGAAGGCCCCATGTTCCGCCGGGTGGTCCTCCAGAGGCGGGCCAAGGAGGGGGAAGAGGACGGGGCCTTGGTGGGGGCGGGCCGGGGGGTGCACCTCTCCGACGGCCTGGGCTTCGTCTTCGTCTCCTCCACGGGGGAGGTCTACCCCTCGGGCTTCCTGCCCCTTTCCGCAGGGAACGTCCGGGAGAGGCCCCTTCTGGAGATCTACCGCCAAAGCCCCCTCTTCCTGGCCCTCCGCGACAAGACCCGCCTGAAGGGGAAGTGCGGCTTTTGCGAGTACAAGGAGATCTGCGGGGGAAGCCGGGCCCGGGCCTTCGCCGAGACCGGGGACTACCTGGCCGCCGACCCCCGGTGCGCCTACACCCCCAGGACAAATGCCCCTGGCCCCGCCCCGCTACACGGGTAA
- a CDS encoding anthranilate synthase component II, whose protein sequence is MRVLVVDNYDSFTYNLVQYLGELGAEPIVWRNDRFELEAVEALNPDRILISPGPCTPLEAGLSVPLIKRYAPRYPILGVCLGHQAIGAAFGAEVVPAPIVMHGKVSPIHHDGTGVFRGLESPFPATRYHSLVVRNLPEELLVNAWVEEAGGRTVMGLRHRAYPVHGVQFHPESYLTEAGKLILKNFLEDPWRP, encoded by the coding sequence ATGAGGGTCTTGGTGGTGGACAACTACGACAGCTTCACCTACAACCTGGTCCAGTACCTGGGGGAGCTTGGGGCGGAGCCCATCGTGTGGCGGAACGACCGCTTTGAGCTGGAGGCGGTGGAGGCCTTGAACCCGGACCGGATCCTCATCAGCCCCGGGCCCTGCACCCCCCTCGAGGCCGGGCTTTCCGTCCCCCTCATAAAGCGCTACGCCCCCCGATACCCCATCCTGGGGGTCTGCCTGGGCCACCAGGCCATCGGGGCGGCCTTCGGGGCGGAGGTGGTGCCCGCGCCCATCGTCATGCACGGCAAGGTGAGCCCCATCCACCACGACGGCACCGGGGTCTTCCGGGGTCTGGAAAGCCCCTTCCCCGCCACCCGCTACCACTCCCTGGTGGTGCGAAACCTCCCCGAGGAGCTTTTGGTGAACGCCTGGGTGGAGGAGGCCGGGGGCAGGACGGTGATGGGCCTCCGCCACCGCGCCTACCCGGTGCACGGGGTGCAGTTCCACCCGGAAAGCTACCTCACGGAGGCGGGTAAACTCATCCTCAAGAACTTCCTGGAGGACCCATGGAGGCCATAA
- a CDS encoding ABC transporter substrate-binding protein: MRAFFLLPFLLLGWAQTAIPFWHTAGPPGDKVLLKAIDRFHAAQKAYRLEARYLGDYREAGVKLLSALRSGGAPAMFQAELSFLPRLAQEGAALPLDPYLQDLPQDLYPEFLRAGQVKGKTFGLPLGLSVPVLYYNKDAFRARGLRAPTSWAEVEEAAARLTSRTAKGLVVSTDIWSFNAIVMSLGGSLVRDGRPAFTSKEVVEALEMLHRMVKKGHAQARNLAEAQFAVADFLRTKAFMGLGPSTALPVVLSQTSLPFAVGLAPVPRLPSGAVPLSGAVLVVLKGASPEQAKGAVAFWRSFLEPELQAEWAETTWYLPLRRSAERALGEFLKDPERKAVFAQAEWGRPWSQDPEMVLWYGFLEEALERSLKGGLDPKRALEEAQRKALAAEGR, encoded by the coding sequence ATGAGGGCGTTTTTCCTCCTTCCCTTTTTGCTCCTGGGGTGGGCCCAGACCGCCATCCCCTTCTGGCACACCGCGGGCCCCCCGGGGGACAAGGTCCTCCTCAAGGCCATAGACCGCTTCCACGCCGCCCAGAAGGCCTACCGCCTCGAGGCCCGCTACCTCGGGGACTACCGGGAGGCGGGGGTGAAGCTCCTCTCCGCCCTCCGCTCGGGGGGGGCCCCGGCCATGTTCCAGGCGGAGCTCTCCTTCCTCCCCCGCCTGGCCCAGGAGGGGGCGGCCCTTCCCCTGGACCCCTACCTCCAGGACCTGCCCCAGGACCTCTACCCCGAGTTCCTGCGGGCAGGCCAGGTGAAGGGGAAGACCTTTGGCCTTCCCTTGGGCCTTTCCGTCCCCGTGCTCTACTACAACAAGGACGCCTTCCGCGCCCGGGGGCTTAGGGCCCCCACCAGTTGGGCCGAGGTGGAGGAGGCCGCGGCCCGCCTCACCAGCCGCACCGCCAAGGGCCTGGTGGTCTCCACGGACATCTGGAGCTTCAACGCCATCGTCATGAGCCTGGGGGGGAGCCTGGTGAGGGATGGCCGCCCTGCCTTCACCTCCAAGGAGGTGGTGGAGGCCTTGGAGATGCTCCACCGCATGGTGAAAAAAGGCCACGCCCAGGCCCGCAACCTGGCGGAGGCCCAGTTCGCGGTGGCGGACTTCCTGCGCACCAAGGCCTTCATGGGCCTAGGCCCCAGCACCGCCTTGCCCGTGGTCCTGAGCCAGACCTCCCTGCCCTTCGCCGTGGGCCTGGCCCCGGTGCCCCGCCTTCCCTCGGGGGCGGTGCCCCTTTCCGGGGCGGTCTTGGTGGTCCTCAAGGGGGCCTCCCCGGAGCAGGCCAAGGGGGCGGTGGCCTTCTGGCGGAGCTTCCTGGAGCCCGAGCTCCAGGCGGAGTGGGCGGAGACCACCTGGTACCTCCCCTTGCGCCGCTCGGCCGAAAGGGCCTTGGGGGAGTTCTTGAAGGACCCCGAGCGGAAAGCGGTCTTCGCCCAGGCGGAGTGGGGCCGGCCCTGGAGCCAGGACCCGGAGATGGTCCTCTGGTACGGCTTTCTGGAGGAGGCCCTGGAGCGGAGCCTCAAGGGGGGCCTGGATCCCAAAAGGGCCCTGGAGGAGGCCCAGAGGAAGGCCCTGGCGGCGGAGGGGCGCTGA